Proteins encoded by one window of Clostridium cagae:
- a CDS encoding zinc metallopeptidase, whose product MFYFDPTMIILVPAIIIAFWAQTKVNSAYSKYSKVSAMNGYTGEQVARMMLDEAGLYDIRIELVNTKLGDHYDPSNRVLRLSPEVYRGQTISAAGIAAHEVGHAIQHKEAYKPLIIRNSIVPAVNISSNFSWILFFAGILMGLKSLVTLGIILFSAAVIFQLITLPVEFNASSRALNILKSRNILYGDEVKGAAKVLDAAAMTYVAAALMAISQLIRLIAISDRD is encoded by the coding sequence ATGTTTTATTTTGATCCAACAATGATTATATTAGTTCCTGCAATAATAATAGCTTTTTGGGCACAAACAAAAGTTAATTCAGCTTATAGTAAGTATAGTAAGGTAAGTGCTATGAATGGATATACTGGAGAGCAAGTTGCAAGAATGATGTTAGATGAAGCTGGACTTTATGATATAAGAATTGAACTAGTAAATACAAAACTAGGAGATCATTATGACCCATCAAATAGAGTTTTAAGATTATCTCCAGAAGTATATAGAGGTCAGACAATATCAGCAGCGGGTATTGCAGCCCATGAAGTAGGTCATGCAATCCAGCATAAAGAAGCTTATAAACCTTTAATAATAAGAAATTCAATAGTTCCTGCTGTGAATATTAGTTCCAATTTTTCATGGATATTGTTTTTTGCAGGAATACTGATGGGATTAAAAAGTTTAGTAACCTTAGGAATAATACTATTTTCTGCGGCAGTAATATTCCAATTAATAACATTACCAGTTGAATTTAACGCTTCAAGTAGAGCATTAAATATATTAAAATCAAGAAATATTTTATATGGTGATGAAGTAAAAGGCGCAGCAAAGGTTTTGGATGCAGCAGCAATGACTTATGTAGCAGCAGCATTAATGGCAATATCACAATTAATTAGACTTATTGCGATAAGCGATAGAGATTAG
- the def gene encoding peptide deformylase has translation MALRNIRKYGDSVLRKKCREVEKIDERLVTLIKDMLETMYDADGVGLAAPQVGILKRLFIVDIGEGPLVFINPEILDTDGKQVDEEGCLSLPGKTEPVMRPNYVKARALNEKGEEFEIEAEELLARAILHEYDHLNGTLFIDRTTKK, from the coding sequence ATGGCATTAAGAAATATAAGAAAATATGGAGATTCTGTTTTAAGAAAAAAATGTAGAGAAGTTGAAAAAATAGATGAAAGATTAGTAACACTAATTAAAGATATGCTTGAAACAATGTATGATGCAGATGGAGTAGGTCTTGCAGCACCACAAGTTGGAATATTAAAGAGATTATTTATTGTAGATATTGGAGAAGGTCCTTTAGTATTTATAAATCCTGAAATATTAGATACTGACGGAAAACAAGTTGATGAAGAAGGTTGCTTAAGTTTACCTGGTAAAACAGAACCTGTTATGAGACCAAATTATGTTAAGGCTAGAGCTTTAAATGAAAAAGGGGAAGAATTTGAAATAGAAGCTGAAGAACTTTTAGCAAGAGCTATTTTACATGAATATGATCACTTAAATGGAACTCTATTTATCGACAGAACTACTAAAAAATAG
- the fmt gene encoding methionyl-tRNA formyltransferase — translation MKIVFMGTPDFAVPSFKKLIEEHEVKAVLTQPDKPKGRGKKLAYSPVKEEALKHDIPVYQPTKLKDDKEIIEKLKEINPDFIIVVAFGQILTKEVLDIPKYGCINLHASLLPMYRGAAPLNWVIIKGEKKSGNTTMLMDVGLDTGDMLLKEEVEIHEDMTSGELHDILMISGGELLLKTIEGLYNGSIKPIKQEGETFYAKMLDKELAHINWNDDAYDIHNLVRGLNPWPIAYTEYKGERMKLYKTKVLDKEVSNKPGTIIEVNKDGVKVACGKNVLIIEKVQFPNGKPLTIEQYINGHSIDKDIILGE, via the coding sequence ATGAAGATAGTATTTATGGGAACACCAGACTTTGCAGTTCCATCTTTTAAAAAATTAATAGAAGAACATGAAGTTAAGGCGGTTCTTACTCAACCAGATAAGCCAAAAGGAAGAGGAAAGAAACTTGCATATTCTCCAGTTAAAGAAGAAGCTTTAAAGCATGATATACCTGTATATCAACCAACAAAATTAAAGGATGATAAAGAAATAATTGAAAAATTAAAAGAAATAAATCCTGATTTTATTATAGTAGTTGCATTTGGTCAAATATTAACCAAAGAAGTATTAGATATACCTAAATATGGTTGTATAAATTTACATGCATCATTATTGCCTATGTACAGAGGGGCAGCACCATTAAATTGGGTTATAATAAAAGGTGAAAAAAAATCAGGAAATACTACTATGTTGATGGATGTTGGTTTAGATACAGGCGATATGTTATTAAAAGAAGAAGTTGAAATTCATGAAGATATGACAAGCGGAGAATTACATGATATTTTAATGATAAGTGGTGGAGAACTTTTACTAAAAACAATAGAAGGATTATATAATGGAAGTATAAAACCTATAAAGCAAGAAGGAGAAACTTTCTATGCTAAAATGCTTGATAAAGAATTAGCGCATATAAATTGGAATGATGATGCTTATGATATTCATAATCTTGTTAGAGGTTTGAATCCTTGGCCTATTGCTTATACTGAATATAAAGGCGAAAGAATGAAATTATATAAAACAAAAGTTTTAGATAAAGAAGTTTCTAATAAGCCAGGCACAATAATAGAAGTTAACAAAGATGGCGTTAAGGTTGCATGTGGCAAAAATGTATTGATAATTGAAAAGGTACAATTCCCTAATGGAAAACCACTGACTATAGAGCAGTATATAAATGGTCATAGTATAGATAAGGATATAATATTAGGTGAATAA